GCAGCACCGGACAGCGCGTCGAGCGACCGCCGGGTATCGCCGGCAACCAGCCACCGCTCCGAAAGACGCATGGCCGCTTCCGTAAGCAGATTGTCAAATGTTTCAGTGGTCTCGCCCGAGCGCACCACACTCAAGAGCAGTGAGTATGCCTGCTGCGCTCGACCGGCGGCGAGCAGTGCGGCTGCAGTGACCTCGATTTCGGAGTCATCGCCGGAAGCTGCGTCACGGTCGCCTGCCGGAACCGCAAGACGCTGACCCACCTCGATCAAGCCTGGCCGGTCAATGCCGTTGAGACGAGCCAGGGCGACAAAGAGCATCGGGTCACCGGCATGCCGGGCAGCGATCTGTGAAAGGGTGTCGCCCGGACCCACTTCGATCTCGACGAACGGCCCGCCGAGCACTGCGCCTGGGTCGTCAGTCAGTTGCCGATAGAGCAGCGCAGCCAGCGGATGCCCGGGATGGTCGCTCAGGATACGCTCAAGCAGTGCCCCGGCTGCGGCCATGCGGCCGGCCTGCAGGTGCTCCAGCGCCCGTTCCAGCGGGCCGACAGCGGCCGGTCCCGGCTCGGTTGCCGGCACAGCCGGTTGTGGCTGGGCTGGTGGCGACTCCCGCTCTGGTGCGGTGCTACAGCCGGCAGCTAGCAGCACTACAGCCATTCCGGCCGCGACCAGACCGGCTGGTGACGATACAGTCATCATGGATCGAGTCTAACCCAGGTTGTCGCGACGATCGGCCTGCTGTTGCTGCCTGAGCTGGGTGAGGAACGCGTTGGCTTCCGGCTTTTCGCCCAGATCATAGCCCAGGGCGGTAACGGTGGCATCGAGGCGGAAACTGCCGACGGGAATGCGAAACACC
This DNA window, taken from Pseudomonadota bacterium, encodes the following:
- a CDS encoding LysM peptidoglycan-binding domain-containing protein; amino-acid sequence: MMTVSSPAGLVAAGMAVVLLAAGCSTAPERESPPAQPQPAVPATEPGPAAVGPLERALEHLQAGRMAAAGALLERILSDHPGHPLAALLYRQLTDDPGAVLGGPFVEIEVGPGDTLSQIAARHAGDPMLFVALARLNGIDRPGLIEVGQRLAVPAGDRDAASGDDSEIEVTAAALLAAGRAQQAYSLLLSVVRSGETTETFDNLLTEAAMRLSERWLVAGDTRRSLDALSGAAGWLNSPANTKALNRQRERIQSRILLARARRALDSEKSGEALMLLRRAREYDADLGRSDEQAAGVIEPLTEHYHALALSAWREQRVNQAIALWEQVVEIDPRFEPAAVYLARAKALRQRLDAMPPPGEGPS